Proteins from a genomic interval of Niabella soli DSM 19437:
- a CDS encoding alpha-L-fucosidase yields MRKLLTLLLTIACCYPVAAQKFQPNWASLNTRKMPEWFHQDKFGIFIHWGVYAVPSYAPVIPNSGYSYAEWYWRRIVPGTGKEENEAYRQKFVDFHNKNYGANFKYEQFEPLFKAEMFNPDQWADVLKKSGAKYVVLTSKHHEGYALWNSAEADRDWGHPWNAVTGTPKRDLLGDLTQSVRNAGLKMGYYYSLYEWFNPLWLSNKERYVKEHMIPQLKDLVNKYKPSLIFADGEWDLPDTGWHSPEILAWLFNESPVKDEVVVDDRWGSNTRNQNKGALYVTSEYGSGMDKNVVWEECQGVGHSFGYNRNEQLNDYKTSNDLILMLVDIVSRGGNLLLDIGPTADGRIPIIMQQRLADIGIWLNKNGEAIYGTEAYTHSYQWSAGMVPSKTGKNAFANYSVTELIKPRKDTAHIEAFFTTKGKDLYCILPAYKQEIRIKDLKVPAGSTATLLGSNKRLSLKNTGKDCLINLASLKPGEASEVMLVLKLKNAL; encoded by the coding sequence ATGCGAAAATTACTTACGTTGCTGCTGACTATTGCTTGTTGTTACCCAGTGGCTGCCCAAAAGTTTCAACCCAACTGGGCATCGTTAAATACCCGTAAAATGCCGGAATGGTTTCACCAGGACAAGTTTGGTATTTTTATTCATTGGGGTGTATACGCTGTTCCTTCCTACGCACCGGTGATCCCTAACAGCGGCTACAGTTATGCAGAATGGTACTGGCGGCGCATAGTCCCCGGTACCGGTAAAGAAGAAAATGAAGCCTACCGGCAAAAATTTGTAGATTTTCATAATAAGAACTATGGGGCCAATTTTAAATATGAACAATTTGAACCGCTGTTTAAGGCCGAAATGTTTAACCCCGACCAATGGGCCGATGTATTGAAAAAATCGGGCGCAAAATATGTGGTGCTTACTTCCAAACATCATGAGGGATATGCCTTGTGGAACAGCGCCGAGGCCGACCGCGACTGGGGCCATCCCTGGAATGCCGTAACAGGAACTCCCAAGCGCGATCTGCTGGGTGATCTTACCCAATCCGTCCGCAATGCGGGTTTGAAGATGGGCTATTACTATTCGTTGTACGAGTGGTTTAACCCGCTTTGGCTAAGCAACAAAGAACGCTATGTGAAAGAACACATGATCCCTCAATTAAAAGACCTGGTCAATAAATATAAACCTTCGCTCATCTTTGCCGATGGCGAATGGGATCTGCCGGACACCGGCTGGCATAGTCCCGAAATTCTTGCCTGGCTGTTTAATGAATCTCCCGTTAAGGATGAGGTGGTGGTCGACGACCGCTGGGGCAGCAATACGCGCAATCAGAATAAGGGTGCGCTGTACGTAACATCCGAATACGGCAGCGGTATGGATAAAAACGTGGTTTGGGAAGAATGCCAGGGCGTAGGGCATTCATTCGGCTATAACCGCAATGAACAATTAAATGATTATAAAACAAGTAACGATCTTATTTTAATGCTGGTGGATATTGTATCGCGCGGGGGCAACCTGCTGCTGGATATTGGCCCCACGGCTGACGGGCGTATCCCCATCATCATGCAACAGCGCCTCGCAGACATCGGCATCTGGCTCAACAAAAACGGGGAAGCCATTTACGGAACGGAAGCATACACCCATTCCTACCAATGGAGCGCAGGCATGGTACCCTCCAAAACCGGGAAAAATGCCTTTGCTAATTACAGTGTAACCGAACTGATAAAACCCCGGAAAGATACGGCGCATATTGAAGCCTTTTTTACCACAAAGGGCAAGGACCTCTATTGCATATTGCCTGCTTACAAACAGGAAATACGCATTAAGGATCTTAAGGTGCCCGCCGGCTCCACAGCAACGCTGCTGGGCAGTAACAAGCGCCTGAGCCTGAAGAATACCGGTAAGGATTGCCTGATCAATCTTGCATCTTTAAAGCCGGGCGAAGCCTCCGAAGTGATGCTGGTATTAAAATTAAAAAACGCATTATAA
- a CDS encoding acyltransferase family protein, with the protein MTPQRYYRPELDVLRLCAFLFVFFVHRMDLAPVDAKHYYWGYHLSLVGNYGVPLFFFLSAFLITELLIREQDSFGKINVRSFYIRRILRIWPLYLTFFFLIVLLTSVTSHFGGNIPPKAQLAFTLFSGNWYITFNEWQSYCINPLWSVSVEEQLYILLPLVLFFTGKKGLKIFSFFAIVLSYLVILYYAQRPTEGFSGQWTNSFVHFQFFAAGILVSVFLKGRQPHLNFLTRMVLFATGYACWLAASIICEVNADAPHLATIAQSVSGWFLILAGVLSFFFSFFGSSEKRMPAALAYLGRISYGMYVFHITIYWIIYHIFKAELATFSNKMGLGEWKNEIGFVIVFLITVTIAMLSYNYFEKPFLRLKTRFTFIPSRD; encoded by the coding sequence ATGACGCCACAACGATACTATCGCCCCGAGTTGGACGTATTGCGCCTGTGCGCCTTTCTTTTTGTCTTCTTTGTACACCGGATGGACCTGGCACCCGTTGATGCGAAACACTATTATTGGGGATACCACCTGAGTTTGGTAGGCAACTATGGGGTTCCCTTATTCTTTTTTCTGAGCGCTTTTTTAATTACAGAATTGCTTATAAGAGAACAGGACAGTTTTGGGAAGATCAACGTCAGATCTTTTTATATCAGGAGGATCCTGCGCATCTGGCCCTTATACCTCACTTTCTTTTTTTTAATTGTTTTGTTAACCTCCGTCACCTCTCATTTTGGCGGAAACATACCGCCAAAAGCACAACTGGCGTTCACGCTATTTTCGGGCAACTGGTACATAACATTTAATGAATGGCAGTCCTATTGCATAAACCCGTTATGGAGCGTATCAGTAGAAGAGCAGCTTTATATTTTATTACCGCTGGTCTTGTTCTTCACCGGAAAAAAAGGATTAAAGATCTTTTCCTTTTTTGCAATTGTACTTTCCTACCTGGTCATCCTTTATTATGCCCAAAGGCCCACTGAAGGATTCAGTGGCCAGTGGACAAACAGCTTTGTACATTTTCAGTTTTTTGCAGCCGGTATTCTGGTATCCGTTTTTTTGAAAGGCCGGCAACCGCATTTGAATTTCCTAACGCGGATGGTATTGTTTGCGACGGGATACGCCTGCTGGTTAGCGGCTTCCATAATTTGCGAAGTGAATGCAGATGCGCCGCACCTCGCCACCATTGCACAGTCTGTCAGCGGCTGGTTCCTGATACTTGCCGGTGTGCTCTCTTTCTTTTTTTCGTTCTTCGGATCATCCGAAAAACGCATGCCCGCCGCGCTGGCTTATCTCGGGCGCATATCGTATGGAATGTATGTCTTTCATATCACCATATACTGGATCATCTATCATATTTTTAAAGCGGAGCTGGCAACGTTCAGTAATAAAATGGGCCTGGGTGAATGGAAAAACGAAATAGGTTTTGTTATCGTATTTCTTATAACGGTAACGATTGCAATGTTATCGTACAATTATTTTGAAAAACCATTTTTACGGTTAAAAACGCGCTTTACATTCATTCCTTCGAGAGACTAA